A genome region from Engraulis encrasicolus isolate BLACKSEA-1 chromosome 6, IST_EnEncr_1.0, whole genome shotgun sequence includes the following:
- the LOC134450991 gene encoding very low-density lipoprotein receptor-like codes for MGHLGTTFVLIHILSWTICSGSDNQTCTKSQFTCTSKECIPRIWVCDGHQDCEDASDETLCRHRPCSGFVCTDGQCVTLSAMCDGHDDCGDGSDEIPESCGGPKCKHDEYVCANQRCVSSVFLCDNMDDCGDGSDEVSCEAPHHDPASPSTPTLRPPHDLCAPAEFRCGDGECIPHAFRCDHSEDCGDGSDERDCDKNECLENNGGCSHLCIDQPMGFLCDCPPGMRLVADGNCEEIDECLSGDVCSQICVHTNGTLTCACREGYTQGPHTGECIAAGDAAVIAFSSSAGLRSIDPLGREYRQVTGSPSAPGPVAALVANRSLYWAASEHGAIYRTTLEGNRRQTEAILRSHGTILGLAVDWLHHLLYWTNANSHSLNVASLDGAQKRVLVGGLSKPTGVAVEPLEGLLFWADAGTKPRIERSSLDGRGRTALVTSALQVPVAIAVDLPRGLLYWADAGTRSVSRVRFDGQQRKTVLESNGYLDRPSGLVVFEGRVFWTDQASGTLCGSDRDAGSSPLLRLGQGTTPGGLAILHPVLQPQGKTQCGSCTSACVADFFNTEAPPRFTCSSPSDATGKALPLPSLTADLSDASFAWLVSSIVLLSLLLVGLLWWWRRLTPPSAPHSATSTLGESCDPLMPTVALKETA; via the exons ATGGGACACCTTGGTACTACTTTCGTACTGATTCATATTTTATCTTGGACCATTTGCAGTG GCAGTGACAACCAAACCTGTACAAAGTCGCAGTTCACTTGCACGAGCAAAGAGTGCATCCCACGCATCTGGGTGTGTGACGGCCATCAGGACTGCGAGGACGCCAGCGACGAAACCCTCTGCA GACACAGGCCATGCTCGGGATTTGTCTGCACAGATGGCCAGTGCGTCACTCTGAGTGCTATGTGCGATGGTCATGACGACTGTGGTGACGGCTCAGATGAGATTCCAGAATCTTGTG GTGGGCCCAAGTGCAAGCATGACGAGTATGTCTGTGCCAATCAGCGCTGTGTGTCCTCCGTTTTCCTCTGTGACAACATGGACGACTGTGGTGACGGGAGCGATGAGGTGTCGTGTGAGGCACCCCACCATGACCCAGCGTCCCCCAGCACCCCCACGCTACGACCCCCTCATGACCTCTGTGCCCCCGCCGAGTTCAGGTGCGGGGACGGGGAGTGCATCCCGCACGCCTTCCGCTGTGATCACTCGGAGGACTGTGGGGATGGGAGCGACGAACGGGACTGTG ATAAGAACGAGTGTCTGGAGAATAACGGGGGGTGCTCCCACCTCTGTATAGACCAGCCAATGGGCTTCCTCTGCGACTGCCCACCCGGCATGAGGCTGGTGGCTGATGGGAACTGTGAAG AAATTGACGAGTGCCTGAGCGGTGACGTGTGCAGTCAGATCTGCGTCCACACCAACGGCACTTTAACGTGTGCGTGCCGGGAAGGATACACACAAGGCCCCCACACAGGGGAGTGCATAGCTGCCG gggaTGCAGCTGTGATTGCGTTCAGCAGTTCTGCTGGCCTGCGCTCCATTGACCCATTGGGGCGAGAGTACCGGCAGGTCACTGGATCCCCCTCTGCCCCGGGTCCAGTTGCGGCGCTGGTGGCCAACAGAAGCCTTTACTGGGCTGCCTCCGAGCACGGCGCCATCTACAG GACAACCTTGGAAGGCAACAGGCGTCAGACAGAGGCGATCCTGCGGAGCCATGGGACCATCCTGGGCCTGGCCGTAGACTGGCTCCATCATCTCCTCTACTGGACCAACGCCAACAGCCACTCCCTGAATGTCGCCTCGCTGGACGGGGCCCAGAAGAGAGTTCTGGTGGGGGGTCTGTCCAAGCCAACAGGGGTGGCGGTGGAGCCTTTGGAGGG GCTGCTGTTCTGGGCAGATGCCGGCACCAAGCCCAGGATCGAGCGCTCCTCCCTGGATGGACGGGGCAGGACGGCCCTGGTCACCTCTGCACTGCAGGTCCCAGTGGCCATTGCTGTAG ATCTGCCCCGCGGGCTCCTGTACTGGGCTGACGCCGGGACTCGTTCGGTTTCACGGGTCCGCTTCGACGGCCAGCAGCGCAAGACGGTCCTGGAGTCCAATGGCTACCTGGACCGACCCTCTGGTCTAGTTGTGTTTGAG GGCCGTGTGTTCTGGACAGACCAGGCCAGCGGTACGCTGTGTGGCTCCGATAGGGACGCTGGCAGCTCCCCCCTCCTGCGTCTCGGCCAGGGgacgacccctggggggctggctATCCTACACCCAGTCCTGCAGCCCcaag GTAAGACACAGTGTGGCTCCTGCACGTCGGCATGTGTGGCGGATTTCTTCAACACAGAAGCACCGCCCCGATTCACCTGCTCCTCACCTTCAGATGCCACAG GGAAAGCCCTGCCCCTCCCCAGTTTGACAGCAGACCTGTCTGATGCCAGCTTTGCCTGGCTTGTGTCAAGCATAG TGTTGTTGAGCCTGCTGTTGGTGGGTCTgctgtggtggtggaggcggtTGACGCCACCCTCCGCTCCCCACTCCGCCACGTCCACCCTCGGGGAGTCATGCGACCCGCTCATGCCCACTGTCGCGCTCAAG GAGACTGCCTAA